The Capsicum annuum cultivar UCD-10X-F1 chromosome 1, UCD10Xv1.1, whole genome shotgun sequence sequence TCTTGATACCTTCTCTATTCATGGCCTATGGCCTGCGAATGCAACCGGACATAGCATGAAGTGTCCTCAAGGGGCAGGAAGCGACGTTGATACTCTGGTACGAGTATATGTAAAATAGAATAGAATATATATACTTGGGTAACAtctaaatatatttcaattatatttgtaactttatgtttttttttaattaatatacttaatTATATGCGTAGATGAAAAAAGACCGGAAGTTGGAAACAGCTCTGAAAGCTATTTGGCCTAATTTGTTAGCAGCTGGCAATGACCGACGCTTCTGGAAGCATGAGTGGACAAAACATGGTTTTTGTTCAAATAAGTCTCTCCCAATTGTGGCTTACTTTAACGGAGCAGTAATGGTACATAACAATTTGATCGCAATAAACAACAAGAATAATCTGCGTGATTACTTGGCTGAGGGAGGAGTTAGGCCATCAACAGCTAATACTTATAACAAGCAAGTTATCATCACAGCAGTTCAGCGTCTAGTTGGCGCAAATAATAATGTCTATGTCGCATGCAAGGTAGATTCGCACAATAAAAATGTAATTTATCTCAAAGAGATCCA is a genomic window containing:
- the LOC107863913 gene encoding ribonuclease MC, which translates into the protein MEHYRFKTVVFLLVQLLSVRVMMGQNSYDLMAYVVQWKSTFCKTNHCKRVPLDTFSIHGLWPANATGHSMKCPQGAGSDVDTLMKKDRKLETALKAIWPNLLAAGNDRRFWKHEWTKHGFCSNKSLPIVAYFNGAVMVHNNLIAINNKNNLRDYLAEGGVRPSTANTYNKQVIITAVQRLVGANNNVYVACKVDSHNKNVIYLKEIHLCLDTTLRNFVSCPTANPDLRECGNHTSQIIIPV